The following are encoded together in the Ovis aries strain OAR_USU_Benz2616 breed Rambouillet chromosome X, ARS-UI_Ramb_v3.0, whole genome shotgun sequence genome:
- the GPR119 gene encoding glucose-dependent insulinotropic receptor translates to MESSVSFGVILAVLASLIIAANALVAMAVLLLILKNDSVSLCFTLNLAVADALLGLAISGLVTDQLSSPARPTEKTLCSLRMAFVTSSAAASVLTVMLIAFDRYLAIKQPLRYFQIMNGFMVWACLAGLWLLSNLIGFLPLGIHGFQQTTYKGSCSFFAVFHPRFVLTLSCVGFFPALLLFVFFYCDILKIASTHSQQIRNTEHAGAIVRAHRPPRTPNDFKAVRTVAILIGSFTLSWSPFLITSIVQVACQECHLYLVLEQYLWLLGVGNSLLNPLIYAYWQKEVRQQFSQMALAMKKGLTTCLLRLSPRDGGPEGRRESVRYITTMSHSELEG, encoded by the coding sequence ATGGAATCATCTGTCTCATTTGGAGTGATCCTTGCTGTCCTGGCCTCCCTCATTATTGCTGCTAACGCCCTCGTGGCCATGGCGGTACTGTTGTTGATCCTCAAGAATGATAGCGTCAGTCTCTGTTTCACCTTGAATCTGGCTGTGGCTGATGCCTTGCTTGGCCTGGCCATCTCTGGCCTAGTCACAGACCAGCTCTCCAGCCCGGCTCGGCCCACAGAGAAGACACTGTGCAGCCTTCGGATGGCATTTGTCACTTCTTCTGCAGCCGCCTCTGTCCTCACGGTCATGCTGATTGCCTTTGACAGGTACCTTGCCATCAAGCAGCCCCTCCGCTATTTCCAAATCATGAATGGGTTCATGGTCTGGGCCTGCCTTGCTGGGCTGTGGTTGCTGTCTAACCTCATTGGCTTCCTTCCCCTCGGGATCCACGGATTCCAGCAGACCACCTACAAGGGGTCCTGCAGCTTCTTCGCTGTGTTTCACCCACGCTTCGTGCTGACCCTCTCCTGCGTCGGCTTCTTTCCAGCCCTACTGCTCTTTGTCTTTTTCTACTGTGACATACTCAAGATTGCCTCCACGCACAGCCAGCAGATCCGCAACACAGAGCATGCGGGAGCCATAGTCAGGGCTCACCGGCCCCCACGGACCCCCAATGACTTCAAAGCTGTGCGCACGGTGGCCATTCTCATTGGCAGCTTCACTCTGTCTTGGTCCCCGTTCCTTATCACGAGCATTGTGCAGGTGGCCTGCCAGGAGTGCCACCTCTACCTGGTGCTGGAACAGTACCTGTGGCTGCTTGGTGTGGGCAACTCCCTGCTCAACCCACTCATCTATGCCTATTGGCAGAAGGAGGTGCGGCAACAGTTCTCCCAGATGGCCCTGGCTATGAAGAAGGGACTCACCACATGCCTTCTTCGTCTCTCGCCCAGGGATGGCGGTCCAGAGGGGCGCAGGGAAAGTGTGCGTTACATCACCACCATGTCCCACTCAGAGCTTGAAGGCTAA